A window of the Henckelia pumila isolate YLH828 chromosome 3, ASM3356847v2, whole genome shotgun sequence genome harbors these coding sequences:
- the LOC140886777 gene encoding uncharacterized protein isoform X3, with product MLLGPNGCDKSTILKVLNTILGGLLNPSGGFLLVNKPRSFVFQNTDRQVALFSYHRSWAHLFIKQLNHSSSAYLEYNMLEDVKRIFESAQRRKIKLCGNYHFGLPFPLKIPRSAAASRRTRILFHSNGMPKREMNKTYYNNRSEGINYCLVVFLPLIFRLYFG from the exons ATGCTCCTTGGGCCAAATGGCTGCGACAAATCAACCATTTTGAAAGTACTCAACACT ATTTTAGGTGGATTATTGAATCCAAGTGGTGGGTTTTTGCTGGTGAACAAGCCAAGGAGCTTTGTGTTTCAGAATACAGACCGTCAGGTTGCTTTATTTAGCTATCACAGGAGTTGGGCACATTTATTTATTAAACAACTGAATCACTCAAGTTCCGCATATCTTG aaTATAACATGCTTGAGGATGTTAAACGAATTTTTGAATCTGCTCAGAGAAGAAAAATTAAGTTGTGTGGGAATTATCACTTTGGACTACCCTTTCCCCTCAAAATTCCTCGGAGTGCTGCTGCTAGTAGGAGGACGAGAATCTTATTTCATTCTAATGGAATGCCAAAGAGAGAAATGAACAAGACTTATTACAACAACAG GAGCGAAGGGATAAACTATTGTCTTGTAGTCTTTCTTCCTTTAATTTTCAG GCTGTATTTTGGTTAG
- the LOC140886777 gene encoding uncharacterized protein isoform X5: protein MLLGPNGCDKSTILKILGGLLNPSGGFLLVNKPRSFVFQNTDRQRRKIKLCGNYHFGLPFPLKIPRSAAASRRTRILFHSNGMPKREMNKTYYNNRSEGINYCLVVFLPLIFRWFQSFQFSCLYYVGCNAWKDFMC, encoded by the exons ATGCTCCTTGGGCCAAATGGCTGCGACAAATCAACCATTTTGAAA ATTTTAGGTGGATTATTGAATCCAAGTGGTGGGTTTTTGCTGGTGAACAAGCCAAGGAGCTTTGTGTTTCAGAATACAGACCGTCAG AGAAGAAAAATTAAGTTGTGTGGGAATTATCACTTTGGACTACCCTTTCCCCTCAAAATTCCTCGGAGTGCTGCTGCTAGTAGGAGGACGAGAATCTTATTTCATTCTAATGGAATGCCAAAGAGAGAAATGAACAAGACTTATTACAACAACAG GAGCGAAGGGATAAACTATTGTCTTGTAGTCTTTCTTCCTTTAATTTTCAGGTGGTTCCAAAGCTTTCAATTTTCATGCTTATATTATGTTGGCTGCAATGCATGGAAAGATTTCATGTGTTAA
- the LOC140886777 gene encoding uncharacterized protein isoform X2: protein MLLGPNGCDKSTILKILGGLLNPSGGFLLVNKPRSFVFQNTDRQVALFSYHRSWAHLFIKQLNHSSSAYLEYNMLEDVKRIFESAQRRKIKLCGNYHFGLPFPLKIPRSAAASRRTRILFHSNGMPKREMNKTYYNNRSEGINYCLVVFLPLIFRWFQSFQFSCLYYVGCNAWKDFMC, encoded by the exons ATGCTCCTTGGGCCAAATGGCTGCGACAAATCAACCATTTTGAAA ATTTTAGGTGGATTATTGAATCCAAGTGGTGGGTTTTTGCTGGTGAACAAGCCAAGGAGCTTTGTGTTTCAGAATACAGACCGTCAGGTTGCTTTATTTAGCTATCACAGGAGTTGGGCACATTTATTTATTAAACAACTGAATCACTCAAGTTCCGCATATCTTG aaTATAACATGCTTGAGGATGTTAAACGAATTTTTGAATCTGCTCAGAGAAGAAAAATTAAGTTGTGTGGGAATTATCACTTTGGACTACCCTTTCCCCTCAAAATTCCTCGGAGTGCTGCTGCTAGTAGGAGGACGAGAATCTTATTTCATTCTAATGGAATGCCAAAGAGAGAAATGAACAAGACTTATTACAACAACAG GAGCGAAGGGATAAACTATTGTCTTGTAGTCTTTCTTCCTTTAATTTTCAGGTGGTTCCAAAGCTTTCAATTTTCATGCTTATATTATGTTGGCTGCAATGCATGGAAAGATTTCATGTGTTAA
- the LOC140886777 gene encoding uncharacterized protein isoform X1, giving the protein MLLGPNGCDKSTILKVLNTILGGLLNPSGGFLLVNKPRSFVFQNTDRQVALFSYHRSWAHLFIKQLNHSSSAYLEYNMLEDVKRIFESAQRRKIKLCGNYHFGLPFPLKIPRSAAASRRTRILFHSNGMPKREMNKTYYNNRSEGINYCLVVFLPLIFRWFQSFQFSCLYYVGCNAWKDFMC; this is encoded by the exons ATGCTCCTTGGGCCAAATGGCTGCGACAAATCAACCATTTTGAAAGTACTCAACACT ATTTTAGGTGGATTATTGAATCCAAGTGGTGGGTTTTTGCTGGTGAACAAGCCAAGGAGCTTTGTGTTTCAGAATACAGACCGTCAGGTTGCTTTATTTAGCTATCACAGGAGTTGGGCACATTTATTTATTAAACAACTGAATCACTCAAGTTCCGCATATCTTG aaTATAACATGCTTGAGGATGTTAAACGAATTTTTGAATCTGCTCAGAGAAGAAAAATTAAGTTGTGTGGGAATTATCACTTTGGACTACCCTTTCCCCTCAAAATTCCTCGGAGTGCTGCTGCTAGTAGGAGGACGAGAATCTTATTTCATTCTAATGGAATGCCAAAGAGAGAAATGAACAAGACTTATTACAACAACAG GAGCGAAGGGATAAACTATTGTCTTGTAGTCTTTCTTCCTTTAATTTTCAGGTGGTTCCAAAGCTTTCAATTTTCATGCTTATATTATGTTGGCTGCAATGCATGGAAAGATTTCATGTGTTAA
- the LOC140886777 gene encoding uncharacterized protein isoform X4 produces MLLGPNGCDKSTILKVLNTILGGLLNPSGGFLLVNKPRSFVFQNTDRQRRKIKLCGNYHFGLPFPLKIPRSAAASRRTRILFHSNGMPKREMNKTYYNNRSEGINYCLVVFLPLIFRWFQSFQFSCLYYVGCNAWKDFMC; encoded by the exons ATGCTCCTTGGGCCAAATGGCTGCGACAAATCAACCATTTTGAAAGTACTCAACACT ATTTTAGGTGGATTATTGAATCCAAGTGGTGGGTTTTTGCTGGTGAACAAGCCAAGGAGCTTTGTGTTTCAGAATACAGACCGTCAG AGAAGAAAAATTAAGTTGTGTGGGAATTATCACTTTGGACTACCCTTTCCCCTCAAAATTCCTCGGAGTGCTGCTGCTAGTAGGAGGACGAGAATCTTATTTCATTCTAATGGAATGCCAAAGAGAGAAATGAACAAGACTTATTACAACAACAG GAGCGAAGGGATAAACTATTGTCTTGTAGTCTTTCTTCCTTTAATTTTCAGGTGGTTCCAAAGCTTTCAATTTTCATGCTTATATTATGTTGGCTGCAATGCATGGAAAGATTTCATGTGTTAA